One region of Thiorhodovibrio frisius genomic DNA includes:
- a CDS encoding toxin-antitoxin system TumE family protein — MEADLSRDRVVQVHDCLHPTPDHPHGLKYRRYCGHSGRCLVRYENERGKGDHEHIGANEAPYRFVSLTQSLADFAADVAQALETTDESDHQH; from the coding sequence GTGGAGGCTGATCTGTCTCGCGACAGAGTTGTCCAGGTTCATGACTGTCTCCACCCAACGCCTGACCATCCGCATGGGTTGAAGTACCGGCGCTATTGCGGCCATTCAGGGCGCTGTTTGGTGCGCTACGAGAATGAGCGAGGCAAAGGCGACCACGAACACATTGGCGCGAACGAGGCGCCCTATCGATTCGTCTCGCTGACGCAGTCGCTCGCAGATTTCGCGGCGGATGTTGCACAGGCGCTGGAGACCACCGATGAAAGCGATCATCAGCACTGA
- a CDS encoding type II toxin-antitoxin system Phd/YefM family antitoxin translates to MHEIVSIREANQHLSRYLERVEKGAEIIITRRGKAIARVLPIEARPQLSDAQRAARERMRERMSRGYALGGTYVDRETLHERDQCQEPDRCQERDR, encoded by the coding sequence ATGCACGAAATCGTCTCCATCCGGGAAGCCAATCAGCATCTTTCGCGTTACCTGGAGCGCGTCGAGAAGGGTGCCGAGATTATCATCACACGCCGCGGCAAGGCTATCGCCCGCGTGCTGCCGATCGAGGCCCGGCCGCAGCTGTCCGATGCCCAGCGCGCCGCTCGGGAGCGTATGCGGGAACGGATGAGTCGTGGCTATGCGCTCGGCGGGACGTACGTCGATCGAGAGACCCTCCATGAGCGCGATCAGTGCCAAGAGCCTGATCGATGCCAAGAACGTGATCGATGA
- a CDS encoding PIN domain-containing protein produces MRAQRFSVDTNILIYSIDTDAGARHEQAQAVMDRLPDADCVLTLQALAEFFHAVTRKDKMPAEEAAAMVHDWMELFPVAVADGRTLTGAVRLKEAQSFAFWDAMLVEVARTSGVTRLLSEDMQDGRMIGALRIENPFKKGFDLGLD; encoded by the coding sequence ATGAGAGCGCAGCGCTTCAGCGTCGACACGAACATCCTGATCTACAGCATCGACACGGACGCGGGCGCGCGCCACGAGCAGGCGCAGGCCGTGATGGACAGACTGCCCGACGCGGATTGCGTGCTGACCCTCCAGGCACTCGCCGAGTTTTTCCATGCCGTGACGCGCAAGGACAAGATGCCAGCGGAAGAGGCCGCGGCGATGGTGCATGACTGGATGGAGCTCTTTCCGGTCGCCGTCGCCGATGGTCGCACCCTGACCGGAGCCGTTCGCTTGAAAGAGGCGCAAAGCTTTGCCTTCTGGGATGCCATGCTGGTCGAGGTGGCCAGAACCTCTGGGGTCACACGTCTCCTTTCGGAAGACATGCAGGACGGCCGCATGATTGGTGCGCTCCGCATCGAAAACCCGTTCAAGAAGGGCTTTGATCTGGGGCTGGATTAA
- a CDS encoding type 1 periplasmic-binding domain-containing protein, producing MPQHPLFDITPEHIRALDDEGLRILIARLCKADLRRRGLPVSGVLYGGNQIAADGGIDVRVELPPGTEISGFIPRPATGFQAKADDMPASKIAEEMRPRKTKQVKGTNAPLRASIRALAAAGGAYVIVSSKGSTTDSRLTERRNAMRAAVADLDGSDALHLDFYDCTRMADWVGDYPGEVLWVRERIGQAVRGWHSFGNWSRAPEPVDGDYLSDDTARLWDQRNAQDGPLTVGDGLARLQSILSQAGGIVRLTGLSGTGKTRLLEALFDPRIGDKALDPALAVYADIGAETSQPSVGQLASQLIAEGKRAVLLLDNCPRETHDAIAPVCKSAGSPISLITVDLDIRDERPEHTDVFRLQSASAAVIESLLERRYPALSHEIRSRIAEFSDGNARIAILSAGHVHPGTNLADLGDEGLFERLFHQRRQADDPLLRAAEALALVYSFDGEASTGDVAELPFLARLVGLEVQALQRAAGELQRRDILQSRGCWRAILPQPLANWLAKRALQCLSPINVANAFWRCGNPRLLKSFTHRLSYLHDSVDAQRIAASWTAPEGPLGDLSVMAHSSADLRIDLVLHLAPVAPNAVLELVERCVMGSTPGQLDAATKANRQILISLLRKLAWFPRHFRRAALCLSRFAEAELGKGETTHTGYLEELFWPWLSGAQAGPHERLAVVQDLLVLPGGFSRDVGMIALRGMLTAGHFTSSHDFSFGGHAIDFGWRPTTLADYRDWYGGSLVIATRLALSDSPQRGTARHAIAEHFRSLWCFGHVFDQLEEAVLTIGTQEHWPQGWLAVRETLAFDRERMEPGLIARLESMKERLAPAGLRDRLRSYVLTEAYKIADTAHWETDGQYVQAHEAVIEEARRLGREAGRCLDQFDGDWPELFGPEAYQAGWFGEGLAETAADLATTWAELLERYRATDAERRNASLLGGFLRTAASKDAAKVNDLLDAAVSDRFLGPVFPYLQASVGGDEGGTRRLIASVETGLAPARAYGNLALGRTTEAMSSAALSRIVLGIASLPDGQGVAVEILSMHFHGGRGEQSAWDPLLIDCGRRLLASYPLDQDHHNRAYELAEIAKVCLSDTESATEAEHLCCRISDASANGRASWLNLNELIETLFSLHPFVALDCWFAGGQDEWRHSYMHFRNGMDNRNPLKRVPLPLLLQWANGDPETRFSRLAGTIPAFDQQDGATQWSEGALALLGAGPDRATVLQGLASQIHPRGWAGSLADILERRRPLFQAFLDDDDPALRQVARETDDGLQREIVLRRSHEAERDERFE from the coding sequence ATGCCCCAGCACCCCCTCTTCGACATCACGCCCGAGCACATCCGCGCACTCGACGACGAGGGCCTGCGCATTCTGATCGCCAGGCTCTGCAAGGCCGATCTGCGGCGCCGGGGTCTCCCGGTCAGCGGGGTCCTCTATGGCGGCAATCAGATCGCCGCCGATGGCGGGATCGATGTCCGCGTCGAGCTTCCGCCGGGTACGGAGATCTCCGGCTTCATCCCGCGACCGGCAACCGGATTCCAGGCCAAGGCCGATGACATGCCGGCCAGCAAAATTGCGGAGGAAATGCGCCCCCGAAAGACCAAGCAGGTCAAGGGTACCAACGCACCTCTTCGTGCGAGCATTCGTGCGCTGGCTGCGGCGGGCGGGGCCTATGTGATCGTCAGCTCCAAGGGCTCCACCACCGACTCGAGGCTGACCGAGCGACGCAACGCCATGCGTGCCGCTGTCGCGGACCTCGACGGCAGCGATGCACTGCACCTCGATTTCTATGACTGCACGCGGATGGCCGATTGGGTCGGCGACTATCCCGGCGAGGTCCTTTGGGTTAGGGAACGGATCGGTCAGGCCGTCCGAGGCTGGCATTCGTTTGGCAACTGGTCCCGGGCACCGGAGCCTGTCGACGGCGACTACCTGAGCGACGACACCGCCCGACTCTGGGACCAGCGTAACGCGCAGGACGGCCCGCTCACGGTCGGCGATGGTCTCGCACGGCTGCAATCGATACTGTCCCAGGCCGGAGGCATCGTCCGGCTCACCGGTCTTTCCGGGACCGGCAAGACTCGGCTGCTGGAGGCGCTGTTCGATCCGCGGATCGGGGACAAGGCCCTGGACCCCGCCTTGGCCGTCTATGCGGACATTGGCGCCGAGACCTCGCAACCGAGCGTCGGCCAACTCGCCAGTCAACTGATCGCCGAGGGCAAACGCGCTGTTCTGCTCTTGGACAATTGCCCGCGGGAGACCCACGACGCCATCGCCCCGGTCTGTAAGTCCGCCGGCAGTCCCATTAGCCTGATCACGGTCGACCTGGACATCCGCGACGAAAGACCGGAGCACACGGATGTCTTTCGTCTTCAGAGCGCCTCCGCGGCGGTCATCGAGTCCCTGCTCGAACGCCGCTATCCGGCGCTGTCCCACGAGATCCGCTCGCGTATCGCGGAATTCTCCGACGGCAACGCGCGCATCGCAATCCTAAGCGCCGGGCATGTGCATCCTGGGACCAACCTCGCCGATTTGGGTGACGAGGGGCTTTTCGAGCGGCTGTTCCACCAGCGCAGGCAGGCCGACGACCCCTTGCTGCGAGCGGCGGAGGCACTCGCTCTGGTGTACTCGTTTGACGGCGAGGCCTCGACCGGCGACGTGGCGGAGCTACCGTTTCTGGCGCGCCTGGTCGGGCTCGAGGTACAAGCGCTGCAGCGCGCGGCAGGGGAGCTGCAGCGGCGCGACATCCTGCAGTCGCGTGGCTGCTGGCGGGCCATCTTGCCGCAGCCCCTTGCCAATTGGCTCGCCAAACGGGCACTCCAATGCCTGTCACCAATCAACGTCGCGAACGCCTTTTGGCGCTGCGGCAACCCGCGGCTGCTCAAGTCCTTTACCCATCGGCTGAGCTATTTGCACGACTCGGTGGATGCCCAGCGCATCGCGGCGTCATGGACCGCCCCCGAGGGTCCACTGGGGGATCTGAGCGTGATGGCTCACAGTTCGGCCGACCTGCGCATAGACTTGGTTCTGCACCTGGCACCGGTGGCCCCGAACGCTGTCCTCGAGCTTGTCGAGCGGTGCGTGATGGGCAGCACGCCGGGCCAGCTCGACGCAGCGACGAAGGCCAATCGCCAAATCTTGATATCCCTATTGCGCAAGCTCGCCTGGTTCCCGCGGCACTTCCGCCGCGCCGCGCTGTGCTTGAGCCGCTTCGCCGAGGCCGAGTTGGGCAAGGGAGAAACTACCCACACGGGCTACCTGGAGGAACTGTTCTGGCCATGGCTATCGGGCGCCCAGGCCGGTCCGCATGAACGCCTTGCCGTGGTGCAGGACTTGCTGGTACTCCCGGGGGGCTTTTCGCGGGACGTCGGCATGATTGCGCTTCGAGGGATGCTGACCGCCGGTCACTTCACCAGCTCGCATGACTTCTCGTTCGGCGGCCATGCCATCGACTTCGGCTGGCGTCCGACGACGCTCGCCGATTATCGGGACTGGTACGGTGGCTCGCTGGTCATCGCCACGCGGCTTGCACTATCGGACTCACCCCAGCGCGGGACGGCGCGTCACGCTATTGCAGAGCACTTCCGCAGCCTCTGGTGCTTTGGGCATGTGTTCGATCAGCTGGAGGAGGCCGTCCTGACTATCGGAACCCAAGAGCATTGGCCGCAGGGTTGGCTCGCCGTGCGGGAAACCCTAGCCTTCGATCGCGAACGCATGGAGCCGGGACTCATTGCACGTCTGGAGTCGATGAAAGAACGGCTCGCGCCGGCTGGCTTGCGCGACCGTCTCCGCAGCTATGTCTTGACTGAAGCGTACAAGATCGCAGACACCGCACATTGGGAGACCGATGGGCAGTATGTGCAGGCGCACGAGGCCGTGATCGAAGAAGCTCGGCGACTCGGGCGGGAGGCCGGAAGGTGCCTGGACCAGTTCGACGGTGACTGGCCCGAGCTGTTCGGCCCAGAAGCCTATCAGGCAGGCTGGTTTGGCGAAGGTCTCGCCGAGACTGCGGCCGATCTGGCGACAACCTGGGCTGAACTTCTGGAGCGTTACCGCGCAACGGACGCGGAGCGGCGCAACGCCTCCCTGCTTGGCGGTTTTCTTCGCACGGCCGCGTCGAAAGACGCAGCCAAGGTCAATGATCTGTTGGACGCCGCGGTTAGCGACCGCTTTCTCGGTCCTGTCTTCCCTTACCTGCAGGCGTCTGTGGGGGGCGATGAAGGTGGGACTCGTCGGCTTATCGCCTCGGTAGAAACCGGCCTGGCGCCAGCCCGCGCCTATGGGAATCTGGCGCTCGGCCGAACAACGGAGGCCATGTCTTCAGCGGCCCTCAGCCGCATTGTATTGGGCATTGCCAGCCTGCCGGACGGCCAGGGCGTCGCGGTGGAGATTCTAAGCATGCACTTCCATGGTGGACGGGGCGAGCAATCGGCATGGGATCCGCTGCTGATCGACTGCGGCCGTCGTCTGCTCGCAAGCTATCCCCTTGATCAAGACCACCACAACCGAGCTTACGAGCTTGCGGAGATCGCGAAGGTCTGTCTCTCCGACACTGAGTCCGCGACGGAGGCCGAGCACCTTTGCTGTCGCATCTCTGACGCGAGCGCGAATGGGCGGGCCTCATGGCTGAACCTTAATGAGTTGATCGAGACACTGTTTTCATTACACCCATTCGTCGCGTTGGATTGCTGGTTTGCTGGTGGGCAAGACGAATGGCGGCACTCCTATATGCATTTCCGCAACGGCATGGACAACCGCAATCCGTTGAAGCGGGTGCCCCTGCCGCTCCTTCTGCAATGGGCGAATGGGGATCCAGAAACGCGATTTTCGAGGCTCGCTGGCACAATTCCGGCGTTTGACCAGCAGGATGGTGCCACACAGTGGAGCGAGGGTGCTCTGGCCCTGTTGGGCGCCGGACCGGACCGCGCAACCGTGCTCCAGGGCCTGGCAAGTCAAATTCACCCGAGGGGTTGGGCTGGATCTCTCGCGGATATCCTGGAGCGACGTCGCCCCCTGTTTCAGGCATTTCTCGACGACGACGACCCTGCGCTCCGCCAGGTCGCACGAGAGACCGACGACGGGCTGCAGCGGGAGATTGTGTTAAGGCGCTCGCATGAGGCCGAGCGTGACGAGCGCTTCGAATAG
- a CDS encoding HAD-IB family hydrolase, with amino-acid sequence MTHPRVRKIVAAFDFDGTISTRDTFLPFLFRVFGWSRVLRVLIPLTGDGLRVLLGRASRDAFKARLIERLFTGAPVSTITPHGLRHAEAVRRILRPQALERIEWHRAQGHRLVMVSASLELYLCYVAAYLRFDDLLCTQLGEEGACFDGRMAGGNCRGPEKVKRLEGLLGDLSELEIYAYGDSDGDREMLDIAQHPFYQPFRDKQTGTAGS; translated from the coding sequence TTGACGCATCCTAGAGTCCGAAAAATCGTCGCCGCTTTTGATTTCGACGGAACCATTTCCACTCGCGATACCTTCCTTCCCTTTTTGTTCCGCGTCTTTGGCTGGAGTCGGGTGCTGCGTGTCCTGATCCCGCTGACAGGCGATGGCTTGCGGGTTCTTCTCGGGCGCGCCAGTCGCGATGCCTTCAAGGCGCGGCTGATTGAGCGACTCTTTACCGGCGCGCCCGTCAGCACGATCACTCCCCATGGCCTACGCCATGCCGAGGCGGTCCGGCGGATACTGCGGCCTCAGGCGCTTGAACGCATCGAATGGCATCGCGCGCAAGGGCATCGGCTGGTGATGGTCAGCGCTTCGTTGGAGCTTTATCTTTGCTATGTTGCCGCGTATCTGAGGTTCGATGACCTTCTCTGCACGCAACTGGGGGAGGAGGGCGCTTGTTTCGACGGGCGCATGGCAGGCGGCAATTGTCGCGGTCCGGAGAAAGTCAAACGTTTAGAAGGGCTGCTTGGCGACTTATCCGAACTGGAAATTTACGCTTACGGCGATTCGGACGGCGACCGGGAGATGCTGGACATCGCTCAACACCCGTTCTATCAGCCTTTTCGCGACAAGCAAACAGGTACGGCAGGTTCCTGA
- a CDS encoding Uma2 family endonuclease, with the protein MPSLAYQLTLYEQLEVLPEGLAGEILNGQLHTQPRPSGPHAYTESMLAGDLIPAYGRGGRDGSGGWWILIEPEIHFVRDQEVAVPDLAGWRRERMPKIPNGHRFGVVPDWICEILSPSTASKDREIKLPLYAHYGVAYVWLVDPKRRTLEAYGLEQGRWRLLLKAAADAVVHAPPFSELELRLATLWV; encoded by the coding sequence ATGCCTTCCTTGGCTTACCAACTAACGCTCTACGAACAACTGGAGGTCTTACCAGAAGGCTTAGCCGGCGAGATTCTCAATGGGCAGTTGCATACTCAGCCCAGGCCCTCTGGACCGCACGCCTACACTGAAAGCATGCTGGCCGGCGATCTGATCCCAGCCTACGGTCGAGGTGGGCGTGATGGCTCCGGCGGTTGGTGGATTTTGATTGAACCGGAGATCCACTTCGTCCGCGACCAAGAGGTTGCGGTGCCGGACCTGGCCGGTTGGCGGCGCGAGCGAATGCCCAAGATTCCGAACGGCCATCGTTTCGGGGTGGTGCCGGACTGGATTTGCGAGATTCTCTCACCGTCCACCGCCAGCAAGGACCGCGAGATCAAGCTGCCGCTCTATGCCCATTACGGCGTTGCCTATGTTTGGTTGGTGGATCCGAAACGCCGCACCCTAGAGGCCTATGGACTAGAGCAGGGCCGCTGGCGCTTGCTGCTCAAGGCCGCTGCCGATGCGGTCGTTCATGCGCCGCCCTTCAGCGAATTGGAGCTGAGACTCGCCACGCTCTGGGTCTAG
- a CDS encoding HpcH/HpaI aldolase/citrate lyase family protein has product MLDAYRLGGSLYVPLTHKDCLPIANGSRWSGLRSVIFCTEDAVAEQALPTALDNLRHCLDCMDEHSTLMRFVRVRNPEILDWLLALPGVGKLDGFVLPKLDQSNLDAYFGPLAGTRFRCMPTLETRDVFDVARMSELRDHLIEAGHQERILALRIGGNDLLALLGIRRPRNRTIYRTPLGLTIANLVNVFKPFGFQLTAPVFEHLDCPELLREELADDIAHGLCGKTAIHPNQLESINAAFQVSTNDITAARKILVDDRAVFKHQGSMCEPATHRRWARQIVARAELELG; this is encoded by the coding sequence ATGCTTGACGCGTATCGACTCGGTGGCTCGCTCTATGTCCCGCTGACACACAAGGACTGCTTGCCCATCGCCAACGGCAGTCGCTGGTCCGGCCTGCGCTCGGTCATCTTCTGTACCGAAGATGCCGTGGCCGAACAGGCGCTCCCAACGGCGCTCGATAACCTGCGCCACTGCCTGGATTGCATGGACGAGCACAGCACCCTGATGCGCTTCGTGCGGGTGCGCAACCCCGAGATTCTCGACTGGCTGCTGGCCCTGCCCGGAGTCGGCAAGCTCGACGGCTTTGTGTTGCCCAAGCTGGACCAGAGCAACCTCGACGCCTACTTTGGGCCCCTCGCCGGCACCCGGTTTCGCTGCATGCCGACCCTGGAGACCCGCGATGTTTTCGATGTCGCGCGCATGAGCGAACTGCGCGATCATCTGATCGAGGCCGGCCATCAGGAGCGCATCCTCGCACTGCGTATCGGCGGCAACGATCTGCTCGCGCTGCTCGGCATTCGCCGTCCGCGCAACCGGACCATTTACCGCACGCCCCTAGGACTCACCATCGCCAATCTGGTCAATGTCTTCAAGCCGTTCGGTTTCCAGCTCACGGCGCCGGTGTTCGAGCATCTGGATTGCCCGGAATTGCTGCGGGAGGAACTGGCCGACGACATCGCGCATGGACTCTGCGGCAAGACAGCAATTCATCCCAACCAGCTTGAGTCCATCAACGCCGCCTTCCAGGTCTCGACAAACGACATCACAGCTGCGCGCAAGATCCTGGTCGATGACCGCGCCGTATTTAAACACCAGGGCTCCATGTGCGAACCCGCCACCCATCGGCGCTGGGCGCGGCAGATCGTCGCCCGCGCGGAGCTGGAGCTGGGTTAG
- a CDS encoding cysteine protease StiP family protein — MTSRATTADTDVVRGSVDFPAGFSACFSGSYRPEDVCFLLKPIPIDFTPVAEKERLIQSGKRHYSEMLSPECLPSARYLEVFHQALAMTRDRMARALLDLAAIIAAERTGEITLVSLARAGTPVGVILKHTLEDVFARPTWHYSISIIRDRGIDQRALRFILEDCHRDPAGLVFVDGWTGKGVIARELKTALADFNARQGVTLDTRLYALTDLAGVGVAPSDADYLIPSSIMGATMSGLVSRSILNDQIGPDDFHGCLYYEPFEPQDLSRWFVETLREAIRAQLDAGYQPVAQPVDSSAARDRSARMLADIRTRFGITNENFIKPGIGEATRVLLRRVPERLILRDPDLPEVAHLVQLATEKQVPCEVDPDSPYQAISLIKGLSDA, encoded by the coding sequence ATGACGTCTCGGGCAACCACCGCAGATACGGATGTCGTTAGGGGCTCGGTCGATTTCCCTGCTGGCTTCTCTGCTTGCTTCTCGGGCAGCTATCGCCCCGAGGATGTCTGTTTTCTGCTCAAACCCATCCCCATCGACTTCACCCCGGTGGCCGAGAAGGAGCGGCTGATTCAGAGCGGGAAGCGGCATTACAGCGAGATGTTGAGCCCCGAATGTCTGCCCTCGGCGCGCTACCTGGAGGTCTTTCATCAGGCGCTTGCGATGACCCGCGATCGCATGGCGCGTGCGTTGCTCGACCTGGCGGCGATTATTGCCGCCGAGCGCACCGGGGAAATCACCTTGGTCTCGCTCGCGCGCGCCGGCACGCCGGTCGGGGTGATTCTCAAACACACGCTGGAAGATGTCTTCGCGCGTCCGACCTGGCACTACTCGATCTCCATTATCCGTGATCGCGGCATCGATCAGCGCGCCCTGCGCTTTATTCTGGAAGACTGCCACCGCGATCCGGCGGGACTGGTCTTTGTCGATGGCTGGACCGGCAAGGGGGTGATCGCGCGCGAACTCAAAACGGCGCTCGCGGACTTCAATGCTCGCCAAGGCGTCACTCTCGACACCCGCCTCTATGCCCTGACGGATCTGGCCGGGGTTGGCGTGGCGCCCTCGGATGCGGACTATCTGATCCCCTCAAGCATTATGGGTGCGACCATGTCCGGGCTGGTCAGTCGCTCGATCCTGAACGACCAGATCGGTCCCGACGACTTCCATGGTTGCCTGTATTACGAGCCATTCGAGCCACAGGATCTCTCGCGGTGGTTTGTCGAGACGTTGCGCGAGGCGATCCGCGCGCAACTGGATGCTGGCTACCAGCCGGTCGCGCAGCCGGTCGATTCGAGCGCCGCGCGTGATCGCTCCGCCCGCATGCTGGCGGACATCCGCACCCGCTTTGGCATCACCAACGAGAACTTCATCAAACCCGGGATTGGCGAGGCCACGCGCGTGCTGTTGCGGCGGGTGCCCGAGCGGCTCATCCTGCGCGATCCCGATCTTCCCGAAGTCGCTCACCTGGTGCAGTTAGCGACCGAAAAGCAGGTGCCTTGCGAGGTCGATCCCGATTCACCCTACCAGGCCATCTCGCTCATCAAGGGGTTGTCCGATGCTTGA
- a CDS encoding HAD family hydrolase yields MGAKSLRRFVFVDLDDTLFQTRRKCPKEPNLQPAAFLADGSAHSFMTARQRSLWALLGGQATLIPTTARNQGAFERIDLPFTSWRILDYGGIILDADGVPEPEWIARTAAGAQGCIDSLRELLDQAEALIARERLAIRVRIIEDFGLPLYLVAKYRDGQEADLDRLQRELITPWVEAGAQRLHRNENNLAVIPAHLGKEFAVRYLIEHLRGEWGDIFTIGVGDSLIDAPFMAECDYAIIPNGTQLSASTLATFSPAP; encoded by the coding sequence GTGGGAGCTAAGAGTCTGCGCCGATTCGTCTTCGTCGATCTGGATGACACCCTGTTCCAGACCCGGCGCAAGTGCCCGAAGGAGCCGAATCTGCAACCGGCGGCCTTTCTGGCCGATGGCAGCGCGCATTCGTTCATGACCGCCCGGCAGCGCTCCTTGTGGGCGCTGTTGGGCGGGCAGGCGACGCTGATTCCGACAACGGCGCGCAATCAAGGCGCCTTTGAGCGGATAGACCTGCCCTTCACCAGCTGGCGCATCCTGGATTATGGCGGCATCATCCTGGATGCCGACGGGGTGCCCGAGCCTGAATGGATCGCACGCACGGCGGCAGGCGCGCAGGGCTGCATCGACTCGCTGCGAGAGCTGCTCGACCAGGCCGAGGCACTGATCGCGCGCGAGCGACTGGCCATTCGCGTCCGTATTATTGAGGATTTCGGGCTGCCGCTCTATCTGGTCGCCAAATATCGCGACGGCCAGGAGGCCGATCTCGACCGCTTGCAGCGCGAACTCATCACGCCCTGGGTCGAGGCTGGCGCGCAGCGGCTGCATCGCAATGAGAACAACCTGGCCGTGATCCCTGCGCATCTGGGCAAGGAGTTTGCGGTACGTTATCTGATCGAGCACCTCAGGGGAGAATGGGGTGACATCTTCACCATCGGCGTTGGCGACAGCCTGATCGACGCGCCCTTTATGGCGGAATGTGACTATGCCATCATCCCGAACGGAACCCAGTTGTCCGCGTCCACCCTCGCGACCTTTTCGCCCGCTCCCTAG
- a CDS encoding tellurite resistance TerB family protein: MAFQDLLNNLKQKTSELKTEVMKFKNKDFLNAAVGGSVLMSMADGSVSSEEKQKMMRFMENYEALSVFSGKDIIESFQNIMTQMEFDKDLGEAKAYDAIRKMKGKDEASRLIMRLTIAIAGADGNFDDDEKHVARRIATELNIDPAEFELG, translated from the coding sequence ATGGCGTTCCAAGACCTACTCAACAACCTGAAGCAAAAGACATCCGAGCTGAAAACTGAGGTGATGAAGTTCAAGAATAAGGACTTTCTGAACGCAGCTGTGGGCGGCTCGGTGCTCATGTCGATGGCCGATGGCAGCGTCTCCTCTGAGGAAAAGCAGAAGATGATGCGCTTCATGGAGAACTATGAAGCCCTGTCGGTTTTCTCTGGCAAGGATATTATCGAGTCCTTCCAAAACATCATGACCCAAATGGAGTTCGACAAGGACTTGGGCGAGGCAAAAGCCTATGACGCCATTCGCAAGATGAAGGGCAAGGATGAAGCCTCCCGGCTGATTATGCGCCTGACTATCGCCATCGCTGGCGCGGATGGCAACTTCGACGATGACGAGAAGCATGTGGCCCGTCGGATTGCCACAGAGCTGAATATCGACCCGGCGGAGTTCGAGCTAGGCTGA
- a CDS encoding TerD family protein, translated as MDLKLGQRAKVADLVPNGQRFTLGVAIEAPGMTIDFACFGLDAAGKLSDERYMVFFNQPSSPCGGVALATPSGDDASFAITLDRLPASIERLTLTAALDGSGSMSGIGRGHVRFMDGDRELARFAFSGADFSAERALMLLELYRKDGIWRTSALGQGFNGGLAALVEHFGGSVAADASPPKAPEPPPQSSKQPSAPPASPPVNLSKITLEKSGSSISLEKKGNAAFGEILINLKWRPVAAGAKKGFFGNLMGSGKTDLDVGCLFELNNGAKSAVQALGGTLGNYHQPPFIQLDADDRTGTSTDGENLRINGQHWDQIRRVLIYAFIYEGAPNWAEADAVIRLQTPDQPEIEVRLDSHRNDRPMCAIALLENQGGAVKITKLVEYFRGHKDMDEAHRWGLDWVRGRKD; from the coding sequence ATGGATCTCAAACTAGGCCAACGGGCCAAGGTCGCCGACCTGGTCCCGAACGGGCAGCGCTTTACCCTGGGTGTCGCCATTGAGGCACCCGGGATGACCATCGACTTCGCCTGCTTCGGGCTGGATGCCGCAGGCAAACTCTCCGATGAGCGCTACATGGTGTTCTTCAATCAGCCGAGTTCGCCCTGTGGTGGCGTGGCGCTGGCAACCCCAAGTGGCGACGACGCCAGCTTCGCGATCACGCTCGACCGGCTCCCGGCCAGCATCGAGCGCCTGACGCTGACAGCGGCGCTCGATGGCAGTGGGTCCATGTCCGGGATCGGTCGCGGTCATGTGCGCTTTATGGACGGCGACCGGGAACTGGCGCGCTTCGCCTTCAGCGGAGCGGATTTTTCCGCTGAGCGCGCGCTCATGCTGCTGGAGCTTTACCGCAAGGACGGCATCTGGCGTACCAGCGCCCTGGGACAGGGCTTCAATGGTGGACTCGCGGCTCTGGTCGAGCATTTTGGCGGCAGCGTGGCGGCAGATGCCTCGCCGCCCAAGGCTCCTGAGCCACCGCCCCAATCATCCAAGCAACCGAGCGCGCCGCCGGCCAGCCCGCCCGTCAATCTCAGCAAAATCACCCTGGAGAAATCCGGCAGCTCGATCTCGCTGGAAAAGAAGGGCAATGCCGCCTTTGGCGAGATCCTCATCAATCTTAAGTGGCGACCGGTCGCAGCAGGAGCAAAGAAAGGCTTTTTCGGCAACCTGATGGGCAGCGGTAAGACGGACCTTGACGTTGGCTGTCTGTTCGAACTGAACAACGGTGCGAAAAGCGCGGTGCAGGCGCTCGGTGGCACGCTCGGCAACTACCATCAGCCGCCGTTTATTCAGCTCGATGCCGATGATCGCACCGGCACCAGCACTGATGGCGAGAACCTGCGCATCAATGGCCAGCATTGGGATCAGATTCGGCGCGTGCTTATCTATGCCTTTATCTACGAAGGCGCCCCTAACTGGGCCGAAGCGGATGCGGTGATTCGTCTCCAAACACCGGACCAACCCGAGATTGAAGTGCGGCTCGATTCGCATCGCAACGACCGGCCCATGTGCGCCATTGCGCTGCTAGAAAATCAGGGCGGCGCGGTCAAGATCACCAAGCTAGTCGAGTATTTTCGCGGGCACAAGGATATGGACGAGGCCCACCGTTGGGGCCTGGACTGGGTCCGCGGCCGCAAGGATTGA